In Microcebus murinus isolate Inina chromosome 20, M.murinus_Inina_mat1.0, whole genome shotgun sequence, the following are encoded in one genomic region:
- the LOC105866560 gene encoding metallothionein-1E, whose product MDPNCSCATGESCTCAGSCKCKECKCTSCKKSCCSCCPAGCAKCAQGCVCKGASNKCSCCA is encoded by the exons ATGGATCCCAACTGCTCTTGCGCCACCG GCGAATCCTGCACCTGCGCCGGCTCCTGCAAATGCAAAGAGTGCAAATGCACCTCCTGCAAGAAGA gctgctgctcctgctgccccGCGGGCTGCGCCAAGTGCGCCCAGGGCTGCGTCTGCAAAGGGGCATCGAACAAGTGCAGCTGCTGCGCCTGA
- the LOC105866553 gene encoding metallothionein-2-like — protein sequence MDPNCSCAPGGSCTCAGSCTCKECRCSSCKKSCCSCCPAGCAKCAQGCVCKGASNKCSCCA from the exons ATGGACCCCAACTGCTCCTGCGCCCCAG GTGGCTCCTGCACCTGCGCTGGCTCCTGCACGTGCAAAGAGTGCAGATGCTCGTCCTGCAAGAAGA gctgctgctcctgctgccccGCGGGCTGTGCCAAGTGCGCCCAGGGCTGCGTCTGCAAAGGGGCATCGAACAAGTGCAGCTGCTGCGCCTGA